One stretch of Lysobacter sp. KIS68-7 DNA includes these proteins:
- a CDS encoding YhdP family protein encodes MPTPVRRRLRHARRFVGYGALVVLIVAALLVGLAKQMLPLVEQHPDKIAAWLSERAGRPVHFARVETQWTRRGPLLRLDDLRIGDASQSILIGDTEMLVSLYAGLLPGRTFTELRLRGLDLTVQRASDGQWSVRGLPGQQQPGADPFAALERLGEVQIIGGRLRVDAPSLGIDATVPRIDLRLRVEGDRVRSGMRAWMQANGAPLSATLDFDRKRGNGRGYAGAKDAELAAWAPLLHVMGVQVQSGHGRAQAWLELRDHRVASMTFDTALDAVVLRGAPLRDASGVRTPQTQFGHVEMRARLRQEPQGWRFDAPRLRIESEGSKQTLDGLLLAGGERYALRAEHVDAGPLLATAALSDRMDAGLRRWILLARPAAVLERVELAGRRNGAMRADGTVSGVGFSPVGNGPGLHRLAGTVMADADGFVFTPDASVKMDFDWPAGFAVVHPMTLRGAIAGWREGAGWRVGFDALKITGTDFGVFARGGMWFQGDGTRPWIDVAADLDTSPVPAAKGFLVRHLMADATEHWLDAALVGGHVVNGHAVVSGDLDNWPFIHNDGLFRADADLQGAVLQFSPEWPAIEKLDGHASFIGNGFTVDGHGTMAGVAVSKVHAALPDYSHAELTVQAEGASDASKLVDLLRHSPLRKDNGETLANVEASGPAAVTFDMLLPLHAGAAKGHTSGTVQLQGARLREKRWNLAFDDVSGKADYGDGGFAANGLVVRHEGQPGKLSLRAGASYVQDAKQAFEAELEASMGAKTLIDRAGNLGWLRPYLDGRSTWTVAVALPKGVAGANAVAAPSKLTLRSNLVGTSLDLPAPLRKPASAALPSTIEADLPMGEGEVRVSLGNLAALRARSRGNQTGLRVVLGSARVDDAPPPSGLVASGRASTLDVVDWIALATTSGGDSKGGGGLPLRNIDVRADRLALIGGVFPDARVQVTPGKGGSNVVVTGPALAGTAIVPDAKGGAITGRFDRAYWRAPPTPANAPATPATDPNPFNPADIPSLSFDIDDLRLNNLALGRGVVRTRQTPTGMRFERFQTDSRQHRITLQGEWDGMGTGAHTRTALSIDSEDFGALLDGLGFGGQLKDGKGSAQFDAMWPGAPRDVGTKGVEGLLALDIKEGALLEVEPGAGRVLGLLSLAQLPRRMLLDFSDVTHKGLAFNRVDGHVRLAQGQARTDDLSIDGPAAQIEIRGAADLQAQTFDQTVEVVPRTGNLLTVAGALAGGPVGAAIGAAANAMLNKPIGQLTARTYRVTGPWKDPKVEVTKKPQGGTSANQPRRAAPADAQQAPSDNG; translated from the coding sequence ATGCCCACCCCCGTGCGCAGGCGGCTGCGGCACGCACGCCGGTTCGTCGGTTACGGCGCGCTGGTCGTGCTCATCGTGGCCGCGTTGCTGGTCGGCCTCGCGAAGCAGATGTTGCCGCTGGTGGAACAGCATCCGGACAAGATCGCGGCCTGGCTGAGCGAGCGCGCGGGTCGCCCCGTGCATTTCGCGCGCGTGGAAACGCAGTGGACGCGGCGCGGTCCGCTGTTGCGCCTGGACGACCTGCGCATCGGCGATGCCTCGCAGTCGATCCTCATCGGCGACACCGAAATGCTCGTGTCGCTATACGCCGGCCTGTTGCCGGGACGCACCTTCACCGAGCTGCGCCTGCGCGGACTCGACCTCACCGTGCAGCGCGCCAGCGATGGCCAATGGTCGGTGCGCGGCCTGCCGGGACAACAGCAGCCGGGAGCCGATCCGTTCGCGGCGCTGGAACGCCTGGGCGAAGTGCAGATCATCGGCGGGCGCCTGCGCGTGGATGCGCCGTCGCTCGGCATCGACGCCACCGTGCCGCGCATCGACCTGCGCCTGCGCGTGGAAGGCGATCGCGTGCGCAGCGGCATGCGCGCATGGATGCAGGCGAACGGTGCGCCCCTGTCGGCGACCCTGGATTTCGATCGCAAGCGCGGCAACGGCCGCGGTTATGCCGGCGCGAAGGACGCCGAACTCGCCGCGTGGGCCCCGCTGCTGCACGTCATGGGCGTGCAGGTGCAGTCCGGTCATGGGCGCGCGCAGGCGTGGCTGGAATTGCGCGACCACCGCGTCGCCTCGATGACTTTCGACACCGCGCTCGATGCCGTGGTCCTGCGTGGCGCGCCCTTGCGCGATGCGAGCGGCGTGCGCACGCCGCAGACGCAATTCGGCCACGTTGAAATGCGCGCGCGCCTGCGCCAGGAACCGCAGGGCTGGCGCTTCGACGCGCCGCGCCTGCGAATCGAATCCGAAGGCAGCAAGCAGACGCTCGACGGCCTGCTGCTCGCCGGTGGCGAACGTTATGCCTTGCGTGCCGAGCACGTGGATGCCGGCCCGCTGCTCGCCACCGCGGCGCTCAGCGATCGCATGGACGCAGGCCTGCGCCGCTGGATCCTGCTCGCCCGGCCCGCGGCGGTGCTCGAACGCGTCGAACTCGCCGGCCGTCGCAACGGTGCGATGCGCGCCGATGGCACGGTCTCCGGCGTCGGCTTCTCGCCGGTCGGCAACGGGCCCGGCTTGCATCGCCTCGCCGGCACGGTGATGGCGGACGCGGACGGCTTCGTGTTCACACCCGATGCGTCCGTGAAAATGGATTTCGACTGGCCGGCCGGTTTCGCGGTCGTGCATCCGATGACCTTGCGCGGTGCGATCGCCGGCTGGCGCGAAGGCGCGGGTTGGCGCGTGGGCTTCGACGCGCTGAAGATCACCGGTACGGATTTCGGCGTGTTCGCGCGCGGCGGCATGTGGTTCCAGGGCGACGGCACGCGGCCGTGGATTGACGTCGCCGCCGACCTCGACACCTCGCCCGTGCCCGCGGCCAAGGGCTTCCTCGTCAGGCACCTCATGGCCGACGCGACGGAACACTGGCTCGACGCCGCGCTCGTCGGCGGCCACGTCGTGAACGGCCACGCAGTGGTCAGCGGCGATCTCGACAACTGGCCCTTCATCCATAACGACGGCCTGTTCCGCGCCGATGCGGACCTGCAAGGCGCGGTGCTGCAGTTCTCGCCGGAATGGCCCGCGATCGAAAAGCTCGACGGCCATGCGAGCTTCATCGGCAACGGTTTCACCGTCGATGGCCACGGCACGATGGCGGGCGTGGCGGTGTCGAAGGTGCACGCCGCGCTTCCCGATTATTCGCACGCCGAACTCACCGTGCAGGCGGAAGGCGCGAGCGATGCGTCGAAACTCGTCGACCTGCTGCGCCACAGCCCGCTGCGCAAGGACAACGGCGAAACGCTCGCGAACGTCGAAGCCAGCGGCCCTGCCGCGGTCACCTTCGACATGCTGCTGCCGCTGCACGCGGGCGCGGCGAAGGGACACACCAGCGGCACGGTGCAACTACAGGGCGCGCGCCTGCGCGAGAAGCGCTGGAACCTCGCCTTCGACGACGTGAGCGGCAAGGCCGACTACGGTGATGGAGGATTCGCTGCGAACGGACTGGTGGTGCGACACGAAGGCCAGCCCGGCAAGTTGTCGCTGCGCGCCGGCGCGTCCTACGTACAGGATGCGAAGCAGGCCTTCGAAGCCGAACTCGAAGCGTCGATGGGGGCGAAGACGCTGATCGATCGCGCCGGCAACCTCGGTTGGCTGCGGCCCTACCTCGACGGGCGTTCGACGTGGACGGTCGCTGTTGCGTTGCCGAAGGGCGTGGCAGGCGCGAATGCCGTCGCTGCGCCCAGCAAGCTCACGTTGCGCTCGAACCTGGTCGGCACCTCGCTCGATCTGCCGGCTCCGCTGCGCAAACCCGCAAGCGCCGCCTTGCCTTCGACCATCGAAGCCGATTTGCCGATGGGCGAGGGCGAAGTGCGCGTGTCGCTCGGCAACCTCGCGGCCTTGCGCGCGCGTTCGCGCGGCAACCAGACCGGCTTGCGCGTGGTGCTCGGCAGCGCGCGCGTCGACGACGCACCGCCGCCCTCGGGCCTGGTGGCGAGTGGCCGCGCATCGACGCTGGATGTCGTCGACTGGATCGCGCTGGCAACGACCAGCGGCGGCGACAGCAAGGGCGGCGGTGGCCTCCCGCTGCGCAACATCGACGTGCGCGCCGATCGTCTCGCGCTGATCGGCGGCGTGTTCCCGGATGCGCGCGTGCAGGTCACGCCGGGCAAGGGCGGCAGCAATGTCGTCGTCACCGGTCCCGCGCTTGCCGGCACCGCGATCGTGCCGGATGCGAAGGGCGGGGCGATCACCGGCCGTTTCGACCGGGCGTACTGGCGCGCGCCGCCGACGCCGGCGAATGCACCGGCAACGCCCGCCACCGATCCCAATCCCTTCAATCCCGCCGACATTCCGTCGCTGTCCTTCGACATCGACGACCTGCGCCTCAACAACCTCGCGCTGGGTCGCGGCGTCGTGCGCACGCGCCAGACCCCCACCGGCATGCGCTTCGAACGCTTCCAGACCGATTCGCGGCAGCACCGCATCACGCTGCAGGGCGAATGGGACGGCATGGGCACGGGCGCGCATACGCGCACCGCGCTGTCGATCGACAGCGAGGACTTCGGCGCGCTGCTCGATGGCCTGGGGTTCGGCGGCCAGCTCAAGGACGGCAAGGGCAGTGCGCAGTTCGATGCAATGTGGCCGGGCGCGCCGCGCGATGTCGGCACGAAGGGCGTCGAAGGCCTGCTCGCGCTCGACATCAAGGAAGGCGCGCTGCTCGAAGTCGAACCGGGTGCGGGCCGCGTGCTCGGCCTGCTGAGTCTGGCGCAACTGCCGCGCCGCATGCTGCTGGATTTCAGCGACGTCACCCACAAGGGCCTGGCCTTCAACCGCGTCGATGGCCACGTGCGCCTCGCGCAGGGCCAGGCGCGCACCGACGACCTCAGCATCGATGGTCCCGCCGCGCAGATCGAGATCCGGGGTGCCGCGGACCTGCAGGCACAGACCTTCGACCAGACCGTCGAAGTCGTGCCGCGCACGGGCAACCTGCTCACGGTCGCTGGCGCACTGGCGGGCGGGCCGGTGGGCGCCGCGATCGGAGCGGCCGCCAACGCGATGCTCAACAAGCCGATCGGGCAACTCACCGCGCGCACCTATCGCGTGACCGGCCCGTGGAAGGACCCCAAGGTGGAAGTCACCAAGAAGCCGCAGGGCGGAACGTCGGCCAACCAGCCGCGCCGCGCTGCACCCGCCGACGCCCAGCAAGCGCCTTCCGACAACGGATGA
- the rng gene encoding ribonuclease G, producing the protein MTEEILVNVTPRETRVAVVENGMLQELHIERGWRRGVVGNIYKGRVQRVMPGMQAAFVDIGLDRAAFLHANDIVRPAALPATAEGEEAPPPPAQTRPILELVREGQDIVVQVVKDPIGSKGARLTTQLSIPSRYLVLLPQSRVVGVSSRIEDETERARLKGVVAEFAGGGEGYIVRTNAEGQPAEALAEDIAYLSRVWALVEEQAKGTKLGACIYEDLSLPLRAVRDLIRRDVEKVKVDSRETCDRLRTFAAQYMPGLAEKIEHYAGARPIFDLYGVEDEIQHALEKEVPLKSGGYLVIDQTEAMTTVDVNTGSFLGQRNLEETVYRTNLEAAQAVARQLRLRNLGGIIIIDFIDMTDAEHRRQVLRTLEKSLAKDHAKTTVYDFSPLGLVEMTRKRTVESLERQLCEPCHECGGRGTLKTAETVTYEIFREITRAVRQFEAARLLVIASPKVVARITDEESAAVAELEEFLGKSIRFQSDEQYLQEQFDVVLL; encoded by the coding sequence ATGACGGAAGAAATCCTGGTTAACGTCACCCCGCGCGAAACGCGCGTGGCCGTCGTCGAGAACGGCATGCTGCAGGAGCTGCACATCGAACGCGGCTGGCGGCGTGGCGTGGTCGGCAACATCTACAAGGGCCGCGTGCAGCGCGTGATGCCGGGGATGCAGGCGGCGTTCGTCGACATCGGCCTGGACCGCGCGGCCTTCCTGCACGCCAACGACATCGTGCGTCCCGCCGCATTGCCGGCCACGGCCGAAGGCGAAGAAGCGCCGCCGCCGCCCGCGCAGACGCGTCCCATCCTCGAGCTCGTGCGCGAAGGCCAGGACATCGTCGTGCAGGTCGTCAAGGATCCGATCGGCAGCAAGGGCGCGCGCCTGACCACGCAGCTCAGCATTCCCTCGCGTTACCTCGTGCTGTTGCCGCAGTCGCGCGTGGTCGGCGTGTCCTCGCGCATCGAAGACGAAACAGAACGCGCGCGCCTGAAGGGCGTGGTCGCCGAATTCGCCGGCGGCGGCGAGGGCTACATCGTGCGCACCAACGCCGAAGGCCAGCCCGCCGAGGCGCTCGCGGAAGACATCGCCTACCTCAGCCGCGTGTGGGCGCTGGTGGAAGAGCAGGCGAAGGGCACGAAGCTCGGCGCGTGCATCTACGAAGACCTCAGCCTGCCTTTGCGCGCCGTGCGCGACCTGATCCGCCGCGACGTGGAGAAGGTGAAGGTGGACTCGCGCGAGACCTGCGACCGCTTGCGCACCTTCGCCGCGCAATACATGCCGGGCCTGGCCGAGAAGATCGAACACTACGCCGGCGCGCGCCCCATCTTCGATCTGTACGGCGTCGAAGACGAAATCCAGCACGCGCTTGAAAAGGAAGTGCCGCTCAAGTCCGGCGGTTACCTGGTGATCGACCAGACCGAGGCGATGACCACGGTGGACGTCAACACCGGCTCCTTCCTCGGCCAGCGCAACCTCGAAGAGACGGTGTACCGCACCAACCTCGAAGCGGCCCAGGCCGTCGCGCGGCAACTGCGCCTGCGCAACCTCGGCGGCATCATCATCATCGACTTCATCGACATGACCGATGCCGAGCACCGCCGCCAGGTGCTGCGCACGCTCGAGAAGTCGCTGGCCAAGGACCACGCCAAGACCACCGTCTACGACTTCTCGCCGCTCGGCCTGGTCGAGATGACGCGCAAGCGCACGGTGGAATCGCTCGAACGCCAGCTGTGCGAGCCCTGCCACGAATGCGGCGGGCGCGGCACGCTCAAGACCGCCGAGACGGTGACCTACGAAATCTTCCGCGAGATCACCCGCGCGGTGCGCCAGTTCGAAGCCGCGCGGCTGCTGGTGATCGCCTCGCCGAAGGTCGTGGCGCGCATCACCGACGAGGAATCGGCGGCCGTCGCCGAACTCGAGGAATTCCTGGGCAAGTCGATCCGCTTCCAGTCCGACGAGCAGTACCTGCAGGAGCAGTTCGATGTCGTGCTGCTCTGA
- a CDS encoding Maf family protein, producing MLHLASKSPRRSELLARLGFAFGVLELDLPEHRQPGEPAEEYVRRVAREKAGAGLLQVVATPGALVLGADTEVILDDEVFGKPRDASDAAAMLRRLSGRTHQVISAVSVVSAAREAQVVSVSDVTVAPLDEAAIADYLATGEWDGKAGAYGIQGHAQAFIQHLSGSFSGVMGLPLFETARLLREFGIVPTHAGERA from the coding sequence ATGCTGCATCTCGCCTCGAAATCCCCGCGTCGTTCCGAATTGCTGGCCCGCCTCGGGTTCGCATTCGGCGTGCTCGAACTCGACCTGCCGGAGCATCGCCAGCCCGGCGAGCCGGCCGAGGAATACGTGCGCCGCGTGGCGCGCGAAAAGGCGGGCGCGGGCCTGCTGCAGGTGGTCGCCACGCCGGGCGCCCTCGTGCTCGGCGCGGACACCGAGGTGATCCTGGACGACGAGGTGTTCGGCAAGCCGCGCGACGCCAGCGACGCCGCCGCGATGCTGCGCCGCCTGTCGGGCCGCACGCACCAGGTGATCTCCGCCGTCAGCGTGGTGTCCGCGGCGCGCGAAGCCCAGGTGGTGTCGGTGTCCGACGTCACCGTGGCCCCGCTCGACGAGGCGGCCATCGCCGACTACCTGGCCACCGGCGAATGGGACGGCAAGGCCGGCGCCTACGGGATCCAGGGGCATGCGCAGGCGTTCATCCAACATTTGTCCGGCAGCTTCTCCGGCGTGATGGGATTACCTTTGTTCGAAACGGCGCGATTGCTTCGCGAATTCGGCATCGTGCCCACGCACGCAGGGGAGCGCGCATGA
- a CDS encoding SIMPL domain-containing protein produces MPHAHAQAAAPTGYAIPSDGTLLSVAADAESRRVPDVATISAGVVTQAADANAAMRDNATQMEKVMAAIRAAGVAERDVQTAGISVQPQYRYAENQPPVITGYQASNTVNVKVRDIGKLGKVLDALVANGANQVNGPTFEVDKPDAAYDEARIAALHKAQARAETYAKAMGLRVRRVVSIDEGGGGVRPPMPMMRAMASDAYAKAETSVSPGETVLPVHLDVVFELGR; encoded by the coding sequence ATGCCCCACGCCCATGCCCAGGCCGCTGCGCCGACGGGTTACGCCATTCCCTCGGACGGCACCCTGCTTTCGGTCGCCGCCGACGCCGAATCCCGCCGCGTACCGGACGTCGCCACGATTTCCGCAGGCGTGGTGACCCAGGCCGCCGACGCCAATGCCGCGATGCGCGACAACGCGACGCAGATGGAGAAGGTCATGGCCGCGATCCGCGCCGCCGGCGTCGCCGAGCGCGACGTGCAGACCGCCGGCATCTCGGTGCAGCCGCAGTACCGCTACGCCGAGAACCAGCCGCCGGTGATCACCGGCTACCAGGCCAGCAACACGGTCAACGTGAAGGTGCGCGACATCGGCAAGCTCGGGAAGGTGCTCGATGCGCTCGTGGCCAACGGCGCGAACCAGGTCAACGGACCGACCTTCGAAGTCGACAAGCCCGACGCCGCGTACGACGAAGCGCGCATCGCTGCGCTGCACAAGGCGCAGGCCCGCGCCGAAACGTATGCCAAGGCGATGGGCCTGCGCGTGCGCCGCGTGGTGAGCATCGACGAAGGCGGCGGTGGCGTGCGTCCGCCGATGCCGATGATGCGGGCGATGGCCTCCGACGCGTATGCGAAGGCCGAGACCTCGGTGTCGCCGGGCGAGACGGTGTTGCCGGTGCATCTTGACGTGGTGTTCGAACTGGGTCGATGA
- a CDS encoding energy transducer TonB has protein sequence MVHATLRSFPQAQLGVLRERPSPARIAAISAVVALHAAAFVLLLMPMAAPEPAPARDEVIPVTSIIRKIPPVLPVAPPRDPRPPTHTVVTTRQVVQTPPDPPILVEESTDVVPPTPPAREEVTSITPTAGPLRMERLEYATATPPPYPPEAQRRRIEGTVLLQVLVDVDGKPIQVTIQQSSGNRTLDEAAVRHVLKRWMFRPAIQNGVAVQAIGLVPIKFTVR, from the coding sequence ATGGTGCACGCAACGCTCCGCTCCTTCCCGCAGGCCCAACTCGGGGTGCTCCGCGAACGTCCGAGTCCCGCGCGCATCGCCGCCATCAGCGCGGTGGTCGCGCTGCACGCGGCGGCCTTCGTCCTGTTGCTGATGCCGATGGCGGCGCCGGAACCGGCGCCGGCACGCGACGAAGTGATCCCGGTCACGTCGATCATCCGCAAGATTCCGCCGGTGCTTCCCGTCGCGCCGCCCCGCGATCCGCGCCCGCCGACGCACACGGTCGTCACCACGCGCCAGGTCGTGCAGACACCGCCGGATCCGCCGATCCTTGTCGAAGAGAGCACGGACGTCGTCCCGCCGACCCCGCCCGCGAGGGAAGAAGTCACGTCCATCACGCCCACCGCCGGCCCGCTGCGGATGGAGCGCCTGGAATACGCGACCGCGACGCCGCCCCCTTACCCGCCCGAAGCGCAGCGTCGCCGCATCGAAGGCACGGTGTTGCTGCAGGTGCTGGTCGACGTCGACGGAAAGCCGATCCAGGTGACGATCCAGCAGAGCAGCGGCAACCGCACGCTCGACGAAGCCGCAGTGAGGCACGTGCTCAAGCGTTGGATGTTCCGCCCTGCGATCCAGAATGGCGTGGCGGTGCAGGCGATCGGCCTGGTGCCGATCAAGTTCACCGTGCGCTGA
- the rlmH gene encoding 23S rRNA (pseudouridine(1915)-N(3))-methyltransferase RlmH produces MKARLVAVGERAPAWVAEGFAEYRKRLSHWLPFELIEVEPGVRGKGRDAVRATFEEGQRVLAAIPKGAWVVALDGRGRTWSSEQLAQRMEQWRGAGRDLCFLIGGPEGHAPEVTARADETWSLGPLTLPHMLVRLVVGEQLYRANALLANHPYHRA; encoded by the coding sequence TTGAAAGCCCGTCTCGTCGCCGTCGGCGAGCGGGCACCCGCCTGGGTGGCGGAGGGCTTCGCCGAATACCGCAAGCGACTGTCGCACTGGTTGCCGTTCGAACTCATCGAGGTCGAACCCGGCGTGCGCGGCAAGGGACGCGATGCGGTGCGCGCCACGTTCGAAGAAGGACAGCGCGTGCTCGCGGCGATTCCGAAGGGCGCGTGGGTCGTCGCACTCGATGGCCGCGGGCGCACCTGGAGTTCCGAACAGCTTGCGCAGCGCATGGAGCAATGGCGCGGCGCGGGGCGCGATCTGTGTTTCCTGATCGGCGGTCCCGAAGGACACGCGCCGGAGGTCACGGCGCGTGCCGACGAAACCTGGTCGCTGGGGCCGCTCACGCTGCCGCACATGCTCGTGCGGCTGGTGGTCGGCGAGCAGCTGTATCGCGCGAACGCACTGCTCGCCAACCACCCCTACCACCGAGCCTGA
- the rsfS gene encoding ribosome silencing factor: MTTAAHVIKTRLPNPPPPAEVLLQHVRNAVEELKAKDVVEIDVRGKTSVTDHLVIASGTSTRHVKSIADEVVKHAKKLDCMPLGVEGEREAEWVLVDLGDVVVHVMLPRVREFYALERLWTVGDQPPEEHEELAAGRAGE, translated from the coding sequence TTGACCACTGCCGCACACGTCATCAAGACCCGCCTTCCCAACCCGCCGCCGCCGGCCGAAGTCCTCCTGCAGCATGTCCGCAACGCAGTCGAGGAACTGAAGGCGAAGGATGTCGTCGAAATCGACGTTCGCGGCAAGACCAGCGTCACCGACCACCTGGTCATTGCGTCGGGCACCTCCACCCGCCACGTCAAGTCGATCGCCGACGAAGTGGTGAAGCACGCCAAGAAGCTGGACTGCATGCCGCTGGGCGTGGAAGGCGAGCGCGAAGCCGAATGGGTGCTCGTCGACCTCGGCGACGTCGTCGTCCACGTCATGCTGCCGCGCGTGCGCGAGTTCTATGCGCTCGAGCGCCTGTGGACGGTGGGCGACCAGCCGCCCGAAGAACACGAGGAACTCGCCGCCGGCCGCGCCGGCGAGTGA
- the nadD gene encoding nicotinate-nucleotide adenylyltransferase — translation MTPLILCYGGTFDPVHTGHLAIARAVRDALHADVHLLPAADPPHKGPTHADAEQRARMLELAVDGEAGLIVDRRELRRAGPSYTVDTLRELRAEFGPHAPLVWMVGGDSVFELDTWHQWRQLFELAHVLAIARPGAPIEEAALAARAPAVHAELAPRWCLPAQLHALPAGGFAEFRLRGERPESSTELRRRIAAGEPRWKAWVAPAVARYIADHRLYGADAFTSAADGGLV, via the coding sequence ATGACGCCGCTGATCCTGTGTTACGGCGGCACCTTCGATCCCGTCCATACCGGGCACCTGGCCATCGCACGCGCGGTGCGCGATGCCTTGCACGCCGACGTGCACCTGCTGCCCGCGGCCGATCCGCCGCACAAGGGACCGACGCACGCGGACGCGGAACAGCGCGCGCGCATGCTCGAGCTGGCGGTCGACGGCGAGGCGGGGTTGATCGTCGATCGGCGCGAGCTGCGCCGCGCGGGGCCGTCCTACACGGTCGACACGCTGCGCGAGCTGCGCGCGGAATTCGGCCCGCATGCGCCGCTCGTCTGGATGGTGGGGGGCGATTCGGTCTTCGAGCTCGACACCTGGCACCAGTGGCGGCAGTTGTTCGAGCTGGCCCATGTGCTGGCGATCGCGCGCCCCGGGGCGCCGATCGAAGAAGCGGCGCTGGCGGCCCGGGCGCCGGCCGTCCATGCCGAGCTCGCGCCCCGCTGGTGCCTGCCGGCGCAGCTGCATGCGCTGCCGGCCGGGGGTTTCGCCGAATTCCGCCTGCGCGGCGAGCGGCCGGAGTCGTCGACCGAGCTGCGCCGCCGCATCGCGGCCGGCGAACCCCGCTGGAAGGCGTGGGTCGCACCGGCCGTGGCCCGCTACATCGCCGACCACCGGCTCTATGGTGCCGACGCATTCACGTCGGCGGCCGACGGCGGCCTCGTATAA
- the holA gene encoding DNA polymerase III subunit delta: protein MGELAPARLAAQLSTEPLRPAYLIAGPEALIVLEAADALRAAARDAGITDREVFDIEGKDPDWDSVAAAFNAPGLFSTRRIVEVRMPGGKPGKDGAEILTAFCANPPPDVVLLVTCAEWSKQHGGKWSEAIARIGHVAIAWQVKPHELPNWIEQRLRSRGLRADRDAVQRLVERIEGNLLAAAQEIDKLVLLSDGASIDAARMDFLVSDSSRYDVFRLVDAAMNGEGAHVSRMLHGLRSEGEAVPALLGMVAMELQRAALLARVQARGGNMAAEFKAQRIWDSKQAAYTRALKRHDAARWERFAAEAGRVDRIAKGRPRPGQDPTDAWIALERVLLAVADPRALRLLG, encoded by the coding sequence ATGGGCGAACTCGCGCCTGCACGGCTGGCGGCGCAACTGTCGACCGAGCCGCTGCGGCCTGCCTACCTGATCGCGGGACCCGAAGCGCTGATCGTGCTCGAAGCGGCCGACGCGTTGCGCGCCGCCGCGCGCGACGCCGGCATCACCGATCGCGAAGTGTTCGACATCGAAGGCAAGGATCCGGATTGGGATTCGGTGGCCGCCGCCTTCAATGCACCGGGCCTGTTTTCCACGCGGCGCATCGTCGAAGTCCGCATGCCCGGCGGCAAGCCCGGCAAGGACGGCGCGGAGATCCTCACCGCGTTCTGCGCGAACCCGCCGCCGGATGTCGTCCTGCTCGTCACCTGTGCCGAATGGAGCAAGCAGCACGGCGGCAAGTGGAGCGAAGCCATCGCGCGCATCGGCCACGTGGCGATCGCCTGGCAGGTGAAACCGCACGAGCTGCCGAACTGGATCGAACAGCGCCTGCGTTCGCGCGGCCTGCGCGCCGATCGCGACGCCGTGCAGCGCCTGGTCGAGCGCATCGAAGGCAACCTGCTCGCCGCCGCGCAGGAAATCGACAAACTCGTGCTGCTGTCCGATGGCGCTTCCATCGATGCGGCGCGCATGGACTTCCTCGTCTCCGATTCCTCGCGCTATGACGTGTTCCGCCTCGTCGACGCAGCGATGAACGGGGAGGGCGCGCATGTCTCGCGCATGCTGCACGGCCTGCGCTCGGAAGGTGAAGCGGTACCCGCGCTGCTGGGCATGGTGGCAATGGAACTGCAACGCGCCGCGTTGCTGGCCCGCGTGCAGGCGCGCGGCGGCAACATGGCGGCGGAGTTCAAGGCGCAGCGCATCTGGGATTCGAAGCAGGCCGCGTACACGCGTGCCTTGAAACGCCACGACGCTGCGCGCTGGGAACGTTTCGCCGCCGAAGCCGGGCGCGTGGACCGCATCGCGAAGGGACGCCCGCGGCCGGGCCAGGATCCGACCGATGCCTGGATCGCGCTGGAGCGCGTGCTGCTCGCCGTCGCCGATCCACGCGCCCTGCGCTTGCTGGGCTGA
- the lptE gene encoding LPS assembly lipoprotein LptE: MRIAPKSLRLALLATLALACSACGFHLRNALTLPTELMPVRVVAPDPYSPLAESLADAMTRAGATPASADALVPATTLQITSERWGNQPISIDQNGRAQEFSLRYAVQFTLVDPEGAVVVPLQVVELSRDYTSPPANSIGKTSERELLAKEMQREMSQAILRRVGAALQVTRPAENMHGRGAGAATP, from the coding sequence ATGCGAATCGCCCCGAAATCCCTCCGCCTCGCGCTCCTGGCCACGCTCGCGCTGGCCTGCAGCGCGTGCGGCTTCCACCTGCGCAACGCGCTCACGCTACCGACCGAGCTGATGCCGGTCCGCGTCGTCGCGCCGGATCCGTACAGCCCGCTCGCCGAATCGCTGGCCGATGCGATGACGCGCGCCGGTGCCACGCCCGCGTCCGCCGACGCGCTCGTGCCCGCCACCACGCTGCAGATCACCTCCGAGCGCTGGGGCAACCAGCCGATCAGCATCGACCAGAACGGCCGTGCACAGGAGTTCAGCCTGCGCTACGCGGTGCAGTTCACGCTCGTGGATCCGGAAGGCGCGGTGGTCGTGCCGCTGCAGGTGGTCGAGCTCTCGCGCGATTACACCTCGCCGCCCGCCAATTCGATCGGCAAGACCAGCGAGCGCGAACTGCTCGCCAAGGAAATGCAGCGCGAGATGAGCCAGGCGATCCTGCGTCGCGTCGGCGCGGCGCTGCAGGTCACGCGTCCGGCCGAGAACATGCACGGCCGCGGCGCAGGCGCCGCCACACCCTGA